In Nitrobacteraceae bacterium AZCC 1564, the following proteins share a genomic window:
- a CDS encoding agmatinase (product_source=KO:K01480; cath_funfam=3.40.800.10; cog=COG0010; ko=KO:K01480; pfam=PF00491; superfamily=52768; tigrfam=TIGR01230), translating into MINDHISRNTPDRMNLPFVGLATFAGQPACQDWDKLDGADVAVLGIPIDTASSYRVGTRFGPRSIREVSMFHGFGPEGVFDFEDEVTYLTADEVKIVDAGDSDVIYADTKRSLANAEQAVRALLDAKTMPYILGGDHSITMATVAAYSNEKPIHIVHLDAHFDFINERNGISWGHGSPMRRASEMSHVKGITTLGPHNMASVSRKDWEAAKAYGTHVVPLRKLRAQGAAASLAHIPDGERVYVSIDIDSFDPSIAPGTATISHGGFTYYEGKEILREVAKRFEVVGADFVEVSPPYDPSGITALLAARTSLDFIGSIFHERAKRRA; encoded by the coding sequence ATGATCAACGATCACATCAGCCGCAATACGCCGGACCGAATGAACTTGCCGTTTGTGGGTCTGGCGACTTTCGCCGGTCAGCCTGCCTGCCAGGATTGGGACAAGCTCGATGGCGCCGATGTGGCGGTGCTGGGTATCCCCATCGATACCGCCTCGAGCTATCGGGTCGGCACTCGCTTTGGGCCACGTTCCATTCGCGAAGTTTCCATGTTCCACGGATTCGGACCGGAAGGCGTCTTCGACTTTGAAGACGAAGTCACCTACCTGACTGCCGATGAGGTGAAGATCGTCGATGCCGGCGACAGCGATGTCATCTATGCCGACACCAAGCGGAGTCTCGCCAATGCCGAGCAGGCGGTGCGCGCGCTGCTCGATGCGAAGACGATGCCTTACATTCTCGGTGGCGATCACTCCATCACAATGGCGACGGTCGCCGCCTACTCCAACGAGAAGCCGATCCACATCGTCCATCTCGACGCTCACTTCGACTTCATCAACGAGCGAAACGGCATCTCATGGGGCCATGGAAGCCCGATGCGCCGCGCGTCCGAAATGTCCCATGTGAAAGGCATCACGACGCTCGGTCCGCACAACATGGCCTCGGTTAGCCGCAAGGACTGGGAAGCTGCAAAGGCTTACGGCACTCATGTCGTTCCCTTGCGAAAGCTGCGGGCGCAGGGCGCAGCCGCCTCGTTGGCTCACATTCCCGATGGCGAGCGTGTCTACGTCTCGATCGACATCGACAGTTTCGATCCCTCGATCGCTCCGGGAACGGCCACAATCAGCCACGGCGGGTTCACCTACTATGAAGGCAAGGAGATCCTACGCGAAGTTGCAAAGCGGTTCGAAGTCGTCGGCGCTGATTTCGTCGAAGTGTCGCCGCCTTACGACCCTTCCGGAATCACCGCGCTGCTCGCCGCACGGACAAGCCTCGACTTCATCGGATCAATCTTTCACGAGCGGGCCAAGCGACGCGCGTGA
- a CDS encoding formyl-CoA transferase (product_source=KO:K07749; cath_funfam=3.40.50.10540; cog=COG1804; ko=KO:K07749; pfam=PF02515; superfamily=89796; tigrfam=TIGR03253), whose translation MGKALDGIRILDFTHVQSGPSCTQLLAWFGADVIKVERPGAGDITRSQLRDIPDVDSLYFTMMNGNKRSITIDTKNPQGRSILEELIKVCDVLVENFGPGALDRMGFTWERIQKLNPKLIFASVKGFGPGPFEDCKVYENVAQCTGGAASTTGFRDGIPLVTGAGIGDSGTGINLALGIVTALYQRTATGKGQRVLAAMQDGVLNLCRVKMRDQQRLAHGPLTEYSQYGERIPFSDAVPRSANDSGGGQPGRILKCKGWETDPNAYLYFITQAPVWEKICDVIGEPVWKTHPDYAKPAARLPRLNEIFARIEQWTMTKTKFEAMDILNKEDIPCGPILSMREIAEDQALYATGTLVKVDHPERGEYLTIGLPVKLSDNDVKVERSPLLGEHTDDILANVLGYDSGRIIKIKASGATGQPVSLAAE comes from the coding sequence ATGGGAAAGGCGCTCGACGGAATCAGAATTCTTGATTTCACCCATGTGCAGTCCGGACCGAGCTGCACGCAGCTCCTCGCCTGGTTCGGCGCCGATGTGATCAAGGTCGAGCGTCCCGGAGCTGGAGACATCACACGATCTCAGCTGCGGGATATCCCCGATGTCGACAGTCTCTACTTTACGATGATGAACGGCAACAAACGTTCGATCACCATCGACACCAAAAATCCTCAAGGCCGATCCATTCTTGAAGAGCTCATCAAAGTTTGCGACGTGCTCGTCGAGAACTTCGGCCCCGGCGCTCTGGATCGGATGGGTTTCACCTGGGAGCGCATTCAGAAACTGAATCCGAAACTGATCTTCGCTTCCGTCAAAGGCTTTGGTCCCGGACCGTTTGAAGATTGCAAGGTTTACGAGAACGTTGCGCAGTGCACGGGCGGCGCGGCTTCGACCACGGGTTTTCGCGATGGTATTCCGCTCGTCACGGGTGCCGGCATCGGCGATTCCGGCACCGGCATCAATCTCGCGCTCGGCATTGTCACCGCGCTGTACCAACGCACGGCCACGGGCAAAGGACAGAGGGTTCTCGCAGCCATGCAGGATGGCGTGCTGAATCTTTGCCGCGTGAAGATGCGGGATCAACAGCGCCTGGCTCACGGACCTCTGACCGAATACAGCCAGTACGGTGAAAGAATTCCGTTCTCTGATGCCGTTCCGCGGTCCGCGAACGACTCCGGCGGCGGCCAGCCCGGTCGCATTCTGAAGTGCAAGGGCTGGGAGACCGATCCAAATGCCTACCTTTATTTCATTACCCAAGCGCCCGTATGGGAGAAAATCTGCGATGTGATCGGCGAACCAGTCTGGAAAACGCATCCGGACTACGCAAAGCCAGCCGCTCGTCTTCCCCGCTTGAACGAGATCTTCGCGCGCATCGAACAATGGACCATGACCAAGACCAAGTTTGAGGCGATGGATATCCTCAACAAGGAAGACATCCCCTGCGGTCCCATCCTTTCCATGCGCGAAATCGCCGAAGATCAAGCGCTGTATGCCACCGGAACGCTGGTGAAGGTCGATCATCCGGAGCGCGGAGAATATCTAACGATCGGTTTGCCGGTGAAACTGTCGGATAACGACGTCAAGGTCGAGCGCTCGCCTCTTCTGGGCGAACACACCGACGACATCCTGGCAAATGTGCTGGGATATGATTCTGGTCGGATCATCAAGATCAAGGCGTCTGGAGCGACTGGCCAACCCGTGTCTCTGGCGGCGGAGTGA
- a CDS encoding starvation-inducible DNA-binding protein (product_source=KO:K04047; cath_funfam=1.20.1260.10; cog=COG0783; ko=KO:K04047; pfam=PF00210; superfamily=47240), with protein sequence MTIELNKGLSKEEKSQVAGVLSKVMADAYALYLKTHGYHWNVRGPNFPALHPLFEGQYQEQWAALDDIAERIRALGELAPQGYAAFGNLSAIRDGDPNKESDAMIEDLFEDNQTILATIRSAFQVAEAAGDEATMDLLNARTAAHEKHSWMLRATLGAK encoded by the coding sequence ATGACAATCGAGCTCAACAAAGGTCTTTCGAAAGAAGAAAAATCTCAGGTCGCGGGCGTATTGTCGAAGGTCATGGCCGACGCTTATGCGCTCTACCTGAAGACGCATGGGTATCACTGGAACGTACGTGGTCCGAACTTCCCTGCGCTGCATCCGCTGTTTGAAGGACAGTATCAGGAGCAGTGGGCAGCACTGGACGATATCGCTGAGCGTATCCGGGCGCTGGGCGAATTGGCGCCGCAGGGCTATGCCGCGTTTGGCAATCTCTCAGCGATCAGGGATGGCGATCCGAACAAAGAGAGTGACGCCATGATCGAGGATCTGTTTGAAGATAACCAGACGATCCTGGCGACGATCCGCAGCGCTTTCCAAGTCGCCGAAGCGGCCGGTGATGAAGCGACAATGGACCTGCTGAATGCCCGGACGGCGGCACACGAGAAGCATTCGTGGATGTTACGCGCCACGCTCGGCGCAAAATAA
- a CDS encoding hypothetical protein (product_source=Hypo-rule applied) encodes MAKLENTNNARSSSQNQTGKIFDLDTGLIAEMPASAEFSTDIDAALTEALKESFPASDPISSLRAA; translated from the coding sequence ATGGCCAAGCTTGAAAATACCAATAACGCACGTAGCAGTTCTCAAAATCAGACCGGCAAGATATTTGATCTGGACACGGGCTTGATTGCTGAAATGCCCGCATCGGCAGAATTTTCAACTGACATAGATGCCGCGTTGACTGAAGCTCTGAAGGAGTCGTTTCCCGCCAGCGATCCGATTTCGTCCCTGCGCGCCGCGTAA
- a CDS encoding uncharacterized protein (DUF302 family) (product_source=COG3439; cath_funfam=3.30.310.70; cog=COG3439; pfam=PF03625; superfamily=103247) produces the protein MEIEGLISAKSSFGSAETIERLLSSIEGRGLTVFARIDHAAGAEQAGLSLRPTTVIIFGNARGGTPIMQLVQTAGIDLPLKALVWQDDSGITWLSYNDPAWLAQRHGIDPSATPAVKGLSNALDAIARAATSAT, from the coding sequence ATGGAAATCGAAGGTCTTATCAGTGCGAAAAGCAGCTTCGGTTCGGCGGAGACCATTGAACGGCTGCTGTCGTCCATTGAAGGGCGAGGACTTACCGTCTTCGCCCGCATCGATCACGCTGCCGGGGCCGAACAGGCTGGGTTGAGCCTGAGACCAACCACGGTGATCATTTTCGGCAATGCCCGTGGTGGAACGCCGATCATGCAACTGGTCCAGACCGCGGGCATTGATCTGCCGCTTAAAGCGTTGGTCTGGCAGGACGACAGCGGCATCACGTGGCTTTCCTATAATGATCCGGCGTGGCTCGCTCAGCGGCACGGAATCGATCCAAGCGCAACACCTGCGGTAAAGGGGCTGTCGAATGCGCTTGATGCGATCGCGCGCGCGGCAACCTCTGCCACGTAA
- a CDS encoding isoquinoline 1-oxidoreductase beta subunit (product_source=KO:K07303; cath_funfam=3.30.365.10; cog=COG1529; ko=KO:K07303; pfam=PF02738; superfamily=56003; transmembrane_helix_parts=Inside_1_20,TMhelix_21_43,Outside_44_735), whose amino-acid sequence MDELILKGQVADKTAMSRRSFLHGTGLLLGFALTGASTETVFAAPASRIVEKEVTGAFAPNGFIRINPTGAVTLVMPMVEMGQGVYTALSMLLAEELEVGLDQIQVQHAPPNDALYANAILHIQSTGLSSSVRAFWTPLRQAGAVGRNLLIAAAAKRWGVDPSTCHAKNGVVFNASGSKHLSYGELAKAAAKLPVPLAASVKLKDPKDFTLIGTRAKRVDSPIKVDGRALYGIDTRLPGMKVAAVAISPVLGGKAKTVDEKAALAVRGVRQVINIDEAVAVVADHMGAAKKGLEAAAITWDDGPNGKVNNADVVKQLEEESKKPGAVARNDGDPGKALAGAAQRLDAIYQVPFLAHATMEPMNCTVHLQKDSCDIWVGTQIPTLTQAVVAELTGLPKDAIRIHNHLIGGGFGRRLEPDGTLLSVKIAKHVNGPVKVIWSREEDIQHDMYRPYYFDRLSAGLDASGKPVAWTHRIAGSSIVARYLPLLFKDGLDFDAVEAAAEPPYALRNIHVDYVRVEPPGVRTAFWRGVGPTHNVFVVESFMDELAHAAKQDPVAYRKALLGHNPRALAVLSLAAEKAGWGSPLPARHGRGISVQFAFGSYMSQVAEVEVAADGSIKVKRIVCAVDCGMYVNPDTIEAQVQGGTLFGLTAALHGSITFKDGRVEQSNFDSYLPMRIDEVPVIETHLIKNAEAPGGIGEAPTSIVSAAVTNAIFAATGYRVRTLPIDPASLKATG is encoded by the coding sequence ATGGACGAGCTCATTCTGAAAGGTCAAGTCGCCGACAAAACGGCGATGTCACGGCGCTCCTTTCTCCACGGCACAGGTTTGCTGTTGGGCTTTGCGTTGACCGGCGCGAGCACGGAGACGGTATTTGCGGCTCCTGCATCACGCATAGTCGAAAAAGAAGTGACGGGCGCGTTCGCACCTAATGGGTTTATACGGATCAACCCGACCGGCGCCGTAACTCTGGTTATGCCGATGGTCGAGATGGGGCAGGGCGTTTACACCGCGCTTTCGATGCTTCTGGCGGAAGAGCTGGAAGTGGGGCTTGATCAGATTCAGGTTCAGCACGCCCCACCAAATGACGCGCTCTATGCCAACGCGATTCTGCACATTCAAAGCACCGGTCTTTCTTCCTCAGTCCGTGCCTTCTGGACGCCGCTGCGTCAGGCGGGCGCCGTCGGGCGCAATCTGTTGATCGCGGCGGCGGCTAAGCGCTGGGGTGTCGATCCATCGACCTGCCATGCCAAGAATGGTGTCGTGTTCAATGCGTCCGGCTCGAAGCATCTGAGCTACGGCGAACTTGCGAAGGCTGCGGCGAAATTGCCTGTGCCGCTTGCGGCGAGTGTCAAATTGAAGGACCCGAAGGATTTCACACTGATTGGGACGCGTGCCAAGCGTGTGGATTCGCCGATCAAGGTGGATGGACGCGCACTCTACGGCATCGATACGCGATTGCCGGGAATGAAGGTCGCTGCGGTTGCTATTTCACCCGTGCTCGGGGGCAAGGCGAAGACGGTGGACGAGAAGGCGGCGCTGGCGGTGAGGGGCGTCCGTCAGGTGATCAACATCGATGAAGCTGTTGCCGTGGTTGCCGATCACATGGGAGCGGCCAAGAAGGGCCTCGAGGCAGCCGCCATCACGTGGGACGACGGGCCGAATGGGAAGGTGAACAACGCTGACGTCGTCAAGCAGCTGGAAGAAGAATCCAAAAAGCCAGGCGCCGTTGCGCGTAACGATGGTGATCCAGGGAAAGCTCTGGCGGGGGCGGCGCAACGGCTCGATGCGATCTATCAGGTACCTTTCCTGGCCCATGCGACGATGGAGCCGATGAACTGCACCGTTCATCTGCAGAAGGACAGCTGCGACATTTGGGTGGGCACACAGATTCCGACGCTCACTCAGGCTGTGGTTGCCGAGCTCACCGGCCTGCCAAAAGATGCGATCAGAATTCATAATCATCTGATTGGCGGCGGCTTCGGCCGAAGGCTGGAGCCCGATGGCACCTTGCTGTCGGTCAAGATCGCCAAGCACGTCAACGGCCCCGTCAAGGTGATCTGGAGCCGCGAGGAAGACATCCAGCACGATATGTATCGGCCGTACTATTTCGATCGTCTGTCGGCCGGGCTCGATGCTTCCGGTAAGCCTGTTGCATGGACTCATCGGATCGCCGGGTCATCGATTGTCGCGCGCTACCTTCCGCTGTTGTTCAAGGACGGCCTCGACTTCGATGCGGTGGAAGCCGCAGCCGAGCCGCCCTACGCCTTGCGCAACATCCACGTCGACTATGTTCGGGTCGAGCCTCCTGGTGTTCGAACAGCTTTCTGGCGCGGCGTCGGACCAACCCATAACGTCTTTGTGGTCGAGAGCTTCATGGATGAGCTGGCGCACGCGGCGAAGCAGGATCCTGTTGCCTATCGCAAGGCGTTGCTTGGTCATAATCCGCGAGCGCTTGCTGTTCTGTCGCTTGCCGCAGAAAAGGCAGGATGGGGATCACCGCTTCCGGCCCGACATGGCCGCGGGATTTCGGTGCAGTTCGCATTCGGAAGCTATATGTCGCAGGTGGCCGAGGTCGAAGTGGCAGCCGATGGCTCCATCAAAGTCAAGCGGATCGTCTGTGCAGTCGACTGCGGCATGTACGTCAATCCTGATACGATTGAAGCGCAGGTCCAGGGAGGCACGCTCTTCGGCCTGACCGCCGCGCTTCATGGATCGATCACGTTCAAGGATGGACGGGTCGAGCAGAGCAACTTCGATAGCTATCTGCCGATGCGTATCGACGAGGTGCCGGTGATCGAGACACATCTGATCAAGAATGCCGAAGCCCCGGGCGGCATTGGCGAAGCTCCGACATCTATCGTCAGCGCCGCAGTGACCAATGCGATCTTTGCCGCCACCGGATATCGCGTTCGGACGCTGCCGATCGATCCTGCTTCGCTAAAGGCAACGGGCTGA
- a CDS encoding arginase (product_source=KO:K01476; cath_funfam=3.40.800.10; cog=COG0010; ko=KO:K01476; pfam=PF00491; superfamily=52768; tigrfam=TIGR01229), with amino-acid sequence MTADRDNGRIALLGAPVDVGAPRRGTLMGPAALRTAGLAGVLEGLGYRVEDHGDILLRDLKLTDDVPPENAKHYAEIQAWTRVLSARAFDLARSGAIPLFLGGDHSLSMGSINGVARYWQEQGRPLFVLWLDAHADYNTPFTTITANMHGMSAAFLCGEPGLERLLGDEPRASITPAQLDLFGVRSIDKLEGALIRERGISIVDMRHIDEFGVAVLIRRVINRVKERNGVLHVSFDVDFLDPIIAPGVGTTVPGGASYREAHLAMELMHDSGLVRSVDVVELNPFLDERGRTARVAVELVASLFGQRITDRATPTNAIISPR; translated from the coding sequence ATGACGGCTGATCGAGATAATGGGCGGATTGCACTGCTCGGCGCGCCTGTTGATGTCGGCGCACCTCGACGCGGAACACTGATGGGGCCGGCGGCTCTGCGCACGGCGGGTCTTGCCGGTGTGCTTGAAGGGCTGGGATATCGCGTCGAAGACCATGGCGACATCTTGCTGAGGGATTTAAAGCTAACGGACGATGTGCCGCCGGAAAACGCAAAGCACTACGCCGAGATTCAGGCGTGGACTCGGGTGCTGAGTGCTCGCGCCTTCGATCTCGCTCGCTCCGGAGCGATCCCGCTGTTTCTTGGTGGCGACCACAGCCTGTCGATGGGATCGATCAACGGCGTTGCGCGGTATTGGCAGGAGCAGGGCCGGCCGTTGTTCGTCCTGTGGCTGGACGCGCATGCCGATTACAACACACCGTTTACGACAATCACGGCAAACATGCACGGCATGTCCGCAGCCTTTCTGTGCGGCGAGCCAGGGCTCGAGCGGCTTCTGGGTGACGAGCCGCGGGCGTCGATCACGCCCGCTCAGCTCGATCTGTTCGGCGTCCGTTCGATCGACAAGCTGGAAGGCGCGCTAATCCGGGAGCGCGGCATTTCCATCGTCGATATGCGTCATATCGATGAATTCGGCGTCGCCGTTTTGATTCGGCGAGTCATCAACCGGGTGAAGGAGCGCAACGGCGTGCTGCACGTAAGTTTCGATGTGGACTTCCTCGACCCGATTATCGCCCCCGGAGTGGGGACGACCGTGCCAGGTGGAGCAAGCTACCGTGAAGCGCATCTTGCCATGGAGCTCATGCACGATTCTGGTTTGGTACGTTCGGTGGATGTCGTCGAGTTGAATCCTTTCCTGGATGAGCGTGGACGCACAGCTCGCGTCGCTGTCGAGCTTGTTGCCAGTCTGTTTGGTCAGCGGATTACGGACCGCGCGACGCCGACCAATGCGATCATTTCTCCGCGCTAG
- a CDS encoding catalase (product_source=KO:K03781; cath_funfam=2.40.180.10; cog=COG0753; ko=KO:K03781; pfam=PF00199,PF06628; smart=SM01060; superfamily=56634), with translation MTDVPKRPPLTHASGAPVSDNINIQTAGPRGPALLQDVWLIEKLAHFAREVIPERRMHAKGAGAHGTFTVTHDITRYTKAKIFSEIGKQTPMFARFSTVAGERGAADAERDIRGFALKFYTEEGNWDLVGNNTPVFFFRDPLRFPDLNHAIKRDPHTGLRNADNNWDFWSLLPEALHQVTIVMSERGIPKSFRHMHGFGSHTYSFINANNERTWVKFHFRTQQGIQNLTDAEAEALVGKDRESHHRDLFENIKAGNFPRWTLFIQVMNNEQAKAFPFNPFDLTKVWPKGDFPLIEVGYFELNRNPGNVFAEVEQAAFTPANIVPGISYSPDKMLQARLFSYGDAQRYRLGVNHHHIPVNAPKCPFHSYHRDGAMRTDGNLGGTPTYWPNSHGEWTDQPVLNEPPLEIEGAADHWDHRVDDDHYQQPGNLFRKMNAAQRQVLFENTAQQIKDVAKHIQERHIANCTKADPAYGAGIVAALAKLS, from the coding sequence ATGACTGATGTACCCAAACGCCCACCGTTGACCCATGCATCCGGAGCGCCGGTTTCAGACAACATCAACATCCAGACTGCCGGCCCTCGTGGTCCCGCGTTGTTGCAGGATGTCTGGCTGATCGAGAAGCTCGCTCACTTTGCGCGTGAAGTGATCCCCGAGCGCCGCATGCATGCCAAAGGCGCCGGCGCCCACGGCACCTTCACGGTGACCCATGACATCACACGTTACACCAAGGCGAAGATCTTTTCGGAGATCGGCAAGCAAACACCGATGTTCGCGCGTTTCTCGACTGTGGCCGGTGAGCGTGGAGCGGCTGATGCTGAGCGTGATATCCGTGGCTTTGCGCTGAAATTCTATACTGAAGAAGGTAACTGGGATCTCGTCGGCAATAACACGCCGGTTTTCTTCTTCCGCGATCCGTTGCGTTTTCCGGATCTCAACCACGCCATCAAGCGTGACCCGCATACCGGTCTGCGTAACGCGGACAACAATTGGGACTTCTGGTCGCTCCTGCCTGAAGCGCTGCATCAGGTCACGATCGTCATGAGCGAGCGCGGCATTCCGAAGAGCTTCCGCCACATGCACGGCTTCGGCAGTCACACCTACAGCTTCATCAACGCAAACAACGAGAGAACCTGGGTAAAATTCCATTTTCGCACCCAACAGGGCATCCAGAACCTGACCGATGCGGAAGCGGAAGCTTTAGTCGGAAAAGATCGCGAGTCTCATCATCGCGACCTGTTCGAGAACATCAAAGCCGGCAACTTCCCGCGCTGGACGCTCTTCATCCAGGTGATGAACAACGAACAAGCCAAGGCTTTCCCCTTCAATCCCTTTGACCTCACCAAGGTCTGGCCGAAGGGTGATTTCCCATTGATCGAGGTCGGGTATTTCGAGCTCAACCGTAATCCGGGGAATGTGTTCGCCGAGGTTGAGCAGGCGGCATTTACGCCGGCCAACATCGTCCCAGGCATCAGCTACTCACCCGACAAGATGCTGCAGGCTCGTCTTTTCTCTTACGGAGACGCACAACGCTATCGGCTGGGCGTGAACCACCATCATATCCCGGTCAACGCGCCCAAATGTCCGTTCCACAGTTACCACCGTGACGGTGCGATGCGCACGGACGGCAATCTGGGCGGCACCCCAACTTACTGGCCAAACAGCCACGGCGAGTGGACCGATCAGCCCGTGCTGAACGAACCGCCGCTCGAGATCGAAGGTGCAGCAGATCACTGGGATCACCGCGTGGACGACGATCACTATCAACAGCCAGGCAATCTGTTCCGAAAGATGAATGCCGCGCAGCGGCAGGTGTTGTTCGAGAACACGGCGCAGCAAATCAAAGATGTCGCGAAACACATTCAAGAGCGTCACATCGCCAATTGCACCAAGGCTGATCCAGCCTACGGCGCCGGCATCGTCGCAGCTCTCGCCAAGCTCAGCTGA
- a CDS encoding transcriptional regulator GlxA family with amidase domain (product_source=COG4977; cath_funfam=1.10.10.60,3.40.50.880; cog=COG4977; pfam=PF01965,PF12833; smart=SM00342; superfamily=46689,52317) — MLGTDNQTDFAMKNVALAIFPGVQSLDVAGPLDVFAETNGFVGPEKGYSLSLVGCSRTPFRASNGMLIAPDVTFDEEGPPYDLVLVAGGPALPTSDVDGPLTEWLAKMADHCPQYGSICTGAFALGHAGLIDNKVVTTHWQNAPLLAERFPNAKVELDRIYIRDGALVTSAGVTAGIDLALSLVHEDHGAEVALAVAKRLVVVAQRQGGQSQFSPYLVPSAEPESPIARVRAHVMSHLQDAHGVETLADIAGMSARSFARIFKQETKTTPAEFVESVRVDAARNRLEANDLPLKVVAHECGFSSAEHMRVVFVRRLGITPSQYRSSFLSTPY, encoded by the coding sequence ATGCTGGGTACTGACAACCAAACCGATTTCGCGATGAAAAATGTTGCCCTTGCGATTTTCCCGGGAGTTCAGAGTCTGGACGTCGCCGGTCCATTGGACGTATTTGCGGAGACGAACGGATTTGTCGGCCCCGAGAAGGGGTATTCTCTCAGCCTTGTTGGATGCAGCCGGACACCGTTCAGAGCCTCCAACGGCATGCTGATCGCCCCCGACGTTACGTTCGACGAAGAAGGGCCTCCCTACGATCTCGTGCTGGTTGCTGGAGGACCGGCACTGCCGACGTCGGACGTCGATGGACCGCTGACGGAATGGCTTGCCAAAATGGCCGACCACTGTCCGCAATACGGATCGATCTGTACGGGCGCATTCGCGCTTGGTCATGCCGGCCTGATCGACAACAAAGTTGTGACAACGCACTGGCAGAATGCCCCGCTCCTCGCCGAGCGGTTTCCTAACGCCAAAGTTGAACTCGACCGCATTTATATCCGCGACGGCGCCTTAGTCACATCCGCAGGCGTAACTGCCGGGATAGATCTGGCCTTGTCACTGGTGCACGAAGATCATGGCGCGGAAGTCGCGCTTGCCGTTGCCAAGCGCCTCGTGGTGGTGGCGCAGCGGCAAGGAGGACAATCCCAGTTCAGCCCGTATCTCGTCCCCTCGGCCGAACCTGAATCGCCCATCGCACGCGTTCGGGCCCATGTGATGTCTCATCTGCAGGATGCTCACGGCGTCGAGACCCTTGCGGACATCGCCGGAATGAGCGCGCGATCCTTCGCAAGGATCTTCAAGCAGGAAACGAAAACTACGCCTGCCGAATTCGTCGAGAGTGTTCGGGTGGACGCCGCGCGAAATCGCCTTGAGGCAAACGACCTTCCCCTTAAAGTCGTGGCTCACGAATGCGGATTCAGCAGTGCAGAGCACATGCGCGTGGTGTTTGTCCGGCGGCTGGGCATTACGCCAAGCCAATATCGTTCAAGCTTCCTATCGACGCCGTATTGA
- a CDS encoding isoquinoline 1-oxidoreductase alpha subunit (product_source=KO:K07302; cath_funfam=3.30.365.10; cog=COG2080; ko=KO:K07302; pfam=PF01799; superfamily=47741,54292) produces the protein MTSLGDIMAYTININGTPHSVDVDGDTPLLWVLRDVLGMTGTKFGCGAALCGACTVHLDGQAVRSCITTIDSIGNGKVLTIEEIGKTPQGEALQRAWLDLEVVQCGYCQSGQIMSAAALLKDTPKPSDADIDSAMSGNVCRCGTYQRIRAAIKQAAGV, from the coding sequence ATGACCAGTCTTGGGGATATCATGGCCTACACAATCAATATCAACGGAACGCCGCATAGCGTCGATGTCGATGGAGACACGCCGCTGCTTTGGGTCTTGCGTGATGTTCTCGGCATGACCGGCACGAAGTTTGGATGTGGCGCCGCCTTATGCGGAGCCTGCACCGTCCATCTCGACGGGCAGGCGGTTCGATCGTGTATCACCACGATCGACAGCATCGGCAACGGTAAAGTGCTGACGATTGAGGAGATCGGAAAAACGCCGCAGGGCGAGGCGCTTCAACGTGCGTGGCTCGATCTAGAGGTTGTGCAGTGTGGTTACTGTCAATCGGGTCAAATCATGTCGGCTGCGGCGCTGCTGAAAGACACTCCCAAGCCGAGTGATGCAGATATTGACTCGGCAATGTCGGGCAATGTGTGCCGTTGCGGCACCTATCAGCGCATCCGCGCCGCAATCAAGCAAGCCGCGGGAGTCTAA